From the Gemmatimonadales bacterium genome, one window contains:
- a CDS encoding protein kinase codes for MFCSRCGTEVQVSSRFCPTCGLDLTTLTGAGQATAAMAAAPPQPDEADLVREALKEEYELEKELGRGGMAVVFKARDKQLEREVAIKVLPFSLSFDAEFVERFQREARTAGKLEHPNIIPIYRVGKSGRVIYFVMKFIRGKSLSAVIEARGAMPVPEIKRVLIECTRALGYAHKHGIVHRDIKPDNIMFDEQGQAIVTDFGIAKAQSGAKLTGTGMSIGTPHYMSPEQARAQNLDGRSDMYSLGVVAYQCLTGHVPFDGEDSFSIGYKHIMEELPTPPLDTADQRGLFPVIQRMMAKKPEDRYQSAEELVQALEGAGGAAGVMSVADMSTLPTRAIEPVKAPAKPSAIASAATTPLPRASASMGKPKDVVAAEVAKAAAAKAAAQRKSKVPIYAAASFGVVALGLAGYYFGVMRPAQNGVAADTAAQPPVVALAPVSPAGADSSRLPGTAATRPGVAVPPASTTRNPDTSVRTPPVRRPPVTPSAPSATLPAAGQGTLTLRNVPSGAQVRIDRQPTTGTQIKLPVGRHTVEIEAQGFRPYSVRVDIALNQTKVQNVVLVAAGGTATPTTPAAPPAPAAPGVNCEATSSVSNPGKACYDNRPVPRGAPQITIPDGCPSGTTAATILLRVSADGQVVGTPTATQRGSCPAFALAAAAYAQDLSFQPATKNNAPVAAWTTILIRPAPRQ; via the coding sequence ATGTTCTGCTCCCGCTGCGGCACCGAAGTCCAGGTATCGAGTCGGTTCTGTCCGACGTGCGGGCTGGATCTCACGACGCTCACGGGCGCGGGGCAGGCGACGGCAGCCATGGCCGCGGCGCCGCCGCAGCCCGATGAGGCGGACCTCGTCCGCGAAGCGCTGAAGGAGGAATACGAGCTGGAGAAGGAGCTGGGCCGGGGCGGCATGGCGGTGGTGTTCAAGGCGCGCGACAAGCAGCTCGAGCGCGAGGTCGCGATCAAGGTCCTGCCGTTCTCGCTCTCGTTCGACGCGGAGTTCGTCGAGCGATTCCAGCGCGAGGCGCGCACCGCCGGCAAGCTCGAGCACCCCAACATCATCCCGATCTATCGCGTCGGCAAATCCGGCCGCGTGATCTACTTCGTGATGAAGTTCATCCGCGGCAAGTCCCTCTCGGCGGTGATCGAAGCGCGCGGCGCGATGCCGGTGCCGGAGATCAAGCGCGTGCTGATCGAGTGCACCCGCGCCCTCGGCTACGCTCACAAGCACGGCATCGTGCACCGTGACATCAAGCCCGACAACATCATGTTCGACGAGCAAGGGCAGGCCATCGTAACCGACTTCGGCATCGCCAAGGCGCAGTCGGGCGCCAAGCTCACCGGCACCGGTATGTCCATCGGTACGCCGCACTACATGAGCCCCGAGCAGGCGCGCGCCCAGAACCTCGACGGGCGCAGCGACATGTACTCTCTAGGCGTGGTCGCTTACCAATGCCTCACCGGACACGTGCCGTTCGACGGCGAAGACAGTTTCTCCATCGGCTACAAGCACATCATGGAGGAGCTGCCCACCCCGCCGCTCGACACCGCCGACCAGCGCGGCCTCTTCCCCGTCATCCAGCGGATGATGGCGAAGAAACCGGAAGACCGGTACCAGAGCGCCGAGGAGCTGGTCCAGGCGCTGGAGGGCGCGGGTGGCGCCGCCGGCGTGATGTCGGTGGCCGACATGTCCACCTTGCCGACCCGGGCCATCGAGCCGGTGAAGGCACCCGCGAAGCCGTCCGCGATCGCTTCGGCCGCGACGACGCCACTGCCGCGCGCCTCGGCCTCGATGGGCAAACCCAAGGATGTCGTCGCCGCCGAAGTCGCGAAAGCCGCGGCCGCCAAAGCCGCGGCGCAACGGAAGAGCAAGGTGCCGATCTACGCCGCCGCGAGCTTCGGCGTCGTGGCACTCGGGCTGGCGGGCTACTACTTCGGCGTCATGAGGCCGGCGCAGAACGGCGTCGCCGCTGATACCGCCGCTCAGCCTCCGGTTGTCGCACTCGCGCCAGTGTCCCCGGCGGGCGCCGACTCATCCAGGCTCCCCGGCACCGCCGCGACGCGGCCGGGCGTGGCCGTGCCGCCCGCCTCGACTACCCGAAACCCCGACACCAGCGTCCGCACGCCGCCCGTCCGCAGGCCGCCCGTCACCCCCAGCGCGCCATCAGCGACGCTGCCCGCGGCCGGCCAGGGCACCCTGACGCTGCGCAACGTGCCGAGCGGCGCTCAGGTGAGGATCGACCGTCAGCCCACGACGGGCACCCAGATCAAGCTGCCGGTGGGCCGGCACACCGTGGAGATCGAGGCGCAGGGCTTCCGGCCGTATAGCGTGAGGGTGGACATCGCGCTGAATCAGACCAAGGTTCAGAACGTCGTCCTGGTTGCGGCCGGCGGCACGGCGACGCCCACCACGCCGGCCGCGCCACCTGCGCCGGCGGCGCCGGGCGTGAACTGCGAAGCGACCAGCAGCGTGTCGAATCCTGGCAAGGCGTGCTACGACAACCGGCCGGTGCCTAGGGGCGCGCCGCAGATCACGATCCCGGACGGCTGCCCGAGCGGCACCACGGCCGCGACCATACTGTTGCGCGTCAGCGCCGACGGCCAGGTGGTCGGCACGCCGACCGCCACCCAGCGCGGGAGCTGCCCGGCCTTCGCGCTCGCGGCGGCAGCCTACGCCCAGGACCTGAGCTTCCAGCCGGCCACGAAGAACAACGCGCCCGTCGCGGCCTGGACCACGATCCTCATCCGCCCCGCCCCACGGCAGTAA
- a CDS encoding vitamin B12-dependent ribonucleotide reductase: MASSASDRGRALRLSANAITVLERRYLVKDYTGKPAEKPEDLFWRVARTIASPDRTYGASEGAVEAVAEEFFRVMAERKWMPNSPTLMNAGRPLGQLSACFVLPVEDALSNGSSGIYDTLRAMALVHQSGGGTGFSFSRLRPKNDVVRSTMGVASGPVSFMSLYDASTDVVKQGGTRRGANMGILRVDHPDILDFITCKNDTSKITNFNISVAVTDEFMDALAAGKPYDLLHPRTRKVVGKLDAREVFQKIVHGAWKTGEPGVFFVDKANRYNPVPHLGAYEATNPCGEQPLLPYDVCNLGSINVGEFVKDGKLDWDGLRQTIHLCTHFLDNVIDANKYPLPEIDDLAKRIRRVGLGVMGWADLLVRLGIPYNSEEGVEFGRKLQYFLDEESKVESERLAEQRGVFAEWERSIWGPDETCARDAAGERIRPMRKLRNCNLTTVAPTGTISILAGCSSGIEPLFAVAFLRNQAGVLMPDVNEDFVGYARKGGWYSDALMKRIAEEGHIHFPEVPDEVQRVFVTAHDVSPAWHIHMQAAFQDYTDSAISKTCNFAESATEEDVRRIYELAYALNCKGVTVYRDNSRPMQVLSTGSTAKKVEANGATFGERGAGSGTGEPGAGSRTIGDARPATDVERDLAEARGQIAELESEMQRLRRQLHDSEAENAQRRQKRSRPDLLRGMTRRIESPLGTAYVTITEDDRGQPFEVFISLGKAGAPLMADVEAMGRLISLALRSGIPMAEIHRQLRGISSDKVIGLGPNKVMSVPDAIGIAIEKWMQEKHEGVQQDLLAPAPRQETVVRPITSAPSMHGAQPQPSAHPNEPHMLGACPDCGSQLEYAEGCVKCHVCGFSECG, translated from the coding sequence ATGGCTTCATCCGCATCCGACCGCGGCCGCGCTTTGCGGCTCAGCGCCAATGCCATCACGGTGCTCGAGCGCCGCTACCTGGTGAAGGACTACACCGGGAAGCCGGCCGAGAAGCCCGAGGACCTCTTCTGGCGGGTGGCGCGCACCATCGCCTCGCCCGACCGGACCTATGGCGCGTCGGAGGGCGCGGTGGAAGCGGTAGCCGAGGAGTTCTTCCGGGTGATGGCGGAGCGGAAGTGGATGCCGAACAGCCCCACCCTGATGAACGCCGGCCGTCCGCTCGGCCAGCTCTCGGCGTGCTTCGTGCTTCCCGTGGAAGACGCGCTCTCCAACGGCAGCAGCGGCATCTACGACACCCTGCGGGCGATGGCCCTGGTGCACCAGTCGGGCGGCGGGACGGGCTTCTCCTTCTCGCGCCTCCGTCCCAAGAACGACGTGGTGCGCTCCACGATGGGCGTGGCCTCGGGGCCGGTCTCCTTCATGTCGCTCTACGATGCCTCGACCGACGTGGTGAAGCAGGGCGGGACCCGGCGCGGCGCCAACATGGGCATCCTCCGGGTGGACCATCCCGACATCCTGGACTTCATCACCTGCAAGAACGACACGTCCAAGATCACCAACTTCAACATCTCGGTCGCCGTCACCGACGAGTTCATGGACGCGCTGGCGGCCGGGAAGCCCTACGACCTCCTCCACCCGCGCACCCGCAAGGTGGTGGGGAAGCTGGACGCGCGTGAGGTGTTCCAGAAGATCGTGCACGGCGCGTGGAAGACCGGCGAGCCGGGCGTCTTCTTCGTGGACAAGGCCAACCGCTACAACCCGGTCCCGCACCTGGGCGCGTACGAGGCCACCAACCCGTGCGGCGAGCAGCCGCTGCTCCCGTACGACGTCTGCAACCTCGGGTCGATCAACGTCGGCGAGTTCGTGAAGGACGGGAAGTTGGACTGGGACGGGCTGCGCCAGACCATCCACCTCTGCACCCACTTCCTGGACAACGTCATCGACGCGAACAAGTACCCGCTGCCCGAGATAGACGACCTCGCCAAGCGGATCCGCCGCGTCGGCCTGGGCGTGATGGGCTGGGCCGACCTGCTGGTGCGCCTCGGCATCCCGTACAATTCCGAGGAGGGCGTCGAGTTCGGCCGGAAGCTTCAGTACTTCCTGGACGAGGAGTCGAAGGTCGAATCGGAGCGCCTGGCCGAGCAGCGCGGGGTGTTCGCGGAGTGGGAGCGGAGCATCTGGGGTCCGGACGAGACCTGCGCGCGCGACGCCGCGGGCGAGCGCATCCGCCCGATGCGGAAGCTCCGGAACTGCAACCTCACCACCGTGGCGCCGACCGGCACGATCTCGATCCTGGCCGGCTGTTCGAGCGGCATCGAGCCGCTCTTCGCGGTGGCGTTCCTCCGCAACCAGGCGGGCGTCCTCATGCCGGACGTGAACGAGGACTTCGTCGGGTACGCCAGGAAGGGCGGCTGGTACTCCGACGCGCTGATGAAGCGCATCGCCGAGGAAGGGCACATCCATTTCCCGGAGGTGCCGGACGAAGTGCAGCGCGTCTTCGTGACGGCTCACGACGTCTCGCCGGCGTGGCACATCCACATGCAGGCCGCGTTCCAGGACTACACCGACTCGGCCATCAGCAAGACCTGCAACTTCGCCGAGTCGGCCACCGAGGAGGACGTCCGGCGGATCTACGAGCTGGCCTACGCGCTGAATTGCAAGGGCGTGACGGTCTACCGCGACAACAGCCGGCCGATGCAGGTGTTGAGCACGGGGAGCACGGCGAAGAAGGTCGAGGCGAATGGCGCGACCTTCGGGGAGCGGGGAGCGGGGAGCGGTACCGGGGAGCCGGGAGCCGGGAGCCGTACCATTGGCGACGCGAGGCCGGCTACGGACGTTGAACGCGACTTGGCCGAGGCCAGGGGCCAGATCGCGGAGCTGGAGTCGGAGATGCAGCGGCTGCGGAGACAGCTCCATGATTCCGAGGCGGAGAACGCGCAGCGGAGGCAGAAGCGCTCGCGGCCGGACTTGCTGCGCGGGATGACGCGGCGGATCGAGTCCCCGCTCGGCACCGCGTACGTCACCATCACGGAGGACGACCGCGGCCAGCCGTTCGAGGTGTTCATCTCCCTGGGCAAGGCCGGCGCGCCGCTGATGGCGGACGTGGAGGCGATGGGCCGGCTGATCTCACTGGCGCTGCGTTCCGGCATTCCGATGGCCGAGATCCACCGTCAGCTGCGCGGCATCAGCAGCGACAAGGTGATCGGTCTGGGGCCCAACAAGGTAATGAGCGTGCCGGACGCGATCGGCATCGCGATCGAGAAGTGGATGCAGGAGAAGCACGAGGGGGTGCAGCAGGACCTGCTCGCGCCCGCGCCGCGCCAGGAAA
- a CDS encoding gamma carbonic anhydrase family protein encodes MLGDVRLGAESSVWYQCVLRADLAPITIGDRTNIQDLTMVHVDEGVPCTIGADVGVGHRAILHGCTVEDHCLIGMGAILLNHVHVGTGSVVAAGAVVKEGMKIAPGSLVIGVPARVIKPVDAALRERIAATVAHYVALARLHREGKVPPIPR; translated from the coding sequence GTGCTCGGCGACGTGCGACTGGGCGCCGAGTCCAGCGTCTGGTACCAGTGCGTCCTCCGCGCGGACCTGGCGCCCATCACCATCGGCGACCGCACCAACATCCAGGACCTCACGATGGTCCACGTTGACGAGGGCGTGCCGTGCACCATCGGCGCCGACGTCGGAGTCGGCCACCGCGCCATCCTTCACGGATGCACCGTCGAGGACCACTGCCTGATCGGGATGGGCGCCATCCTCCTCAACCACGTGCACGTGGGCACCGGATCCGTGGTGGCGGCCGGCGCCGTGGTGAAGGAAGGGATGAAGATCGCGCCGGGATCGCTGGTGATAGGCGTGCCGGCGCGGGTGATCAAGCCGGTGGACGCGGCACTGCGCGAGCGGATCGCCGCCACTGTCGCCCACTACGTCGCGCTGGCGCGACTCCACCGCGAGGGTAAGGTCCCGCCCATCCCCAGATGA